The Peribacillus sp. FSL E2-0218 genome contains a region encoding:
- a CDS encoding helix-turn-helix transcriptional regulator, protein MSNVAKNIRQYREDHNLTQQELALKLRIGTKKIEKYESGESVPDTQTILRLSTVLDIPASEFLKDAPTGNAGGMDEDIKKLIEEIGTKKAELILRAAKDFSEEQILNVMHTLYNTQA, encoded by the coding sequence ATGTCAAATGTCGCGAAGAATATTCGGCAATATCGAGAAGACCATAACCTCACGCAGCAGGAACTGGCTTTGAAATTAAGAATCGGCACCAAAAAAATCGAAAAGTATGAATCAGGGGAATCGGTCCCTGATACACAAACCATTTTACGTCTTTCCACCGTTCTTGACATTCCTGCCTCGGAATTTTTGAAGGATGCCCCTACCGGGAATGCTGGTGGCATGGACGAGGACATCAAAAAACTAATTGAAGAAATCGGCACCAAAAAGGCTGAACTCATCTTAAGGGCGGCCAAGGATTTCAGTGAAGAACAAATTCTGAATGTTATGCATACTTTATATAATACACAAGCTTAA